The Desulfomicrobium orale DSM 12838 genome includes a window with the following:
- the panB gene encoding 3-methyl-2-oxobutanoate hydroxymethyltransferase, translating into MRSLTDFHRSKKEGGKIVMMTAYDCPGGRLCEEAGVDVILVGDSLGMVVLGYDSTVPVTLEDMIHHSRAVRRGAKDTFILTDMPFLTYQISPAQALENAARLMREGGCDGVKLEGGAEIAAQVRALTTAGIPVCGHVGLTPQSATALGGYKVQARTAEAARKLLDDALALEAAGAFMIVVECVPAPVGGLVAGKVNVPVIGIGAGADCDGQVLVFHDALGMFDRFTPKFVRRFAEVGRAAREGLEEYAAQVRDGRFPAPEHSFGMQDEELRKIYGN; encoded by the coding sequence ATGAGGAGCCTGACGGATTTTCATCGCTCCAAGAAAGAGGGCGGCAAGATCGTGATGATGACGGCTTACGACTGTCCCGGCGGCAGGTTGTGCGAAGAGGCGGGCGTGGACGTGATCCTGGTGGGAGATTCTCTGGGCATGGTCGTCCTTGGCTACGATTCCACCGTGCCCGTGACTTTGGAAGACATGATTCATCACTCCCGCGCCGTGCGGCGTGGCGCCAAGGATACCTTCATCCTGACGGACATGCCCTTTCTGACGTATCAGATTTCCCCGGCCCAGGCCCTGGAAAACGCGGCCCGGCTGATGCGGGAGGGCGGCTGCGACGGCGTGAAGCTCGAAGGCGGGGCGGAAATAGCGGCTCAGGTCCGGGCTCTGACTACGGCCGGCATTCCTGTCTGCGGACATGTGGGGCTGACTCCGCAGTCGGCCACGGCTCTTGGCGGCTACAAGGTGCAGGCCCGCACGGCCGAAGCCGCACGCAAACTTCTGGACGACGCTCTGGCTCTGGAGGCGGCCGGCGCCTTCATGATCGTGGTGGAATGCGTACCCGCGCCGGTGGGCGGGCTCGTTGCCGGAAAAGTGAACGTGCCGGTCATCGGCATCGGGGCCGGGGCGGATTGCGATGGCCAGGTGCTGGTTTTTCACGATGCTCTGGGCATGTTCGACCGCTTCACTCCGAAATTCGTGCGTCGTTTCGCCGAAGTGGGCCGCGCCGCGCGGGAAGGGCTGGAGGAATACGCGGCTCAGGTCCGGGATGGCCGCTTTCCCGCCCCGGAACACTCTTTCGGCATGCAGGACGAGGAATTGCGCAAGATTTACGGCAATTAA
- a CDS encoding RelA/SpoT family protein, whose translation MIRINDILDQASTYLPPADVALIQKAYVFSAAAHAGQVRLSGEPYLSHPLEVSNILVGMRLDAPAIAAGLLHDTVEDTDASTAQISEQFGPSVAAIVEGVTKIGKMNFESKEQAQAENIRKMILAMADDIRVILVKLADRMHNISTLQFQKEHKQRAIAQETLGIYAPLANRLGLYRIKVQLENESLRYLKPDMYAQISEGINRYQEQGQVYIDRVCAMIEDVLAENGIRGRVTGRVKHIYSIYHKMKQRGLTLDQVFDMIAFRVVVNNLRECYTVLGLVHSLWKPVPGKFKDYISMPKANMYQSLHSTVIGPEGERIEIQIRTEEMHHLAENGVAAHWAYKERGSKKAQDADRFSWLRQILDWQGDLKDSRDFMSTLSLDLFQDEVYVFTPKGQVKELPEGGTPVDFAYLIHTEVGNHCAGAKVNGRIVPLNTPLKNGDTVEIITDSSRSPSRDWLQFVKSGKARSRIKHWIGTEERARSLALARELLDKEGRRMGINVTKALKSGDFEAAAREFSFRQVDDLLSAVGHGRITPRQVLRKLLPKEEQKKEELKAEDRKTQAAPAKKDPADAIAIRGVDGVLTRYAQCCNPLPGDPIIGYISRGLGVTIHTQDCPNVANMEVDRLIDVSWSADEQPKVLPARIRVICRNQQGMLGQVCTLLGKEGVNIDSGGFTSTLDGKSEMDFLIEVKTTSQLYAIIEKLRKLDAVHEVTRFATG comes from the coding sequence ATGATCCGCATCAATGATATTCTGGACCAGGCGTCCACCTACCTGCCGCCCGCCGATGTGGCCCTCATCCAGAAAGCCTATGTGTTTTCCGCGGCGGCCCACGCCGGACAGGTCCGCCTTTCCGGAGAACCTTACCTCTCCCATCCGCTGGAGGTCAGCAACATTCTGGTGGGCATGCGTCTGGATGCCCCGGCCATCGCGGCCGGGCTGCTGCACGACACCGTAGAGGACACCGATGCCTCCACGGCCCAGATTTCCGAACAGTTCGGCCCGAGCGTGGCGGCCATCGTGGAAGGCGTGACCAAGATCGGGAAAATGAATTTCGAGTCCAAGGAGCAGGCCCAGGCCGAGAATATCCGCAAGATGATCCTGGCCATGGCCGACGACATCCGGGTCATCCTGGTCAAGCTCGCGGACAGGATGCACAACATCTCCACCCTGCAGTTCCAGAAGGAACACAAGCAGCGGGCCATCGCCCAGGAAACCCTGGGCATTTACGCTCCCCTGGCCAACCGTCTGGGGCTGTACCGGATCAAGGTGCAGCTGGAAAACGAGAGTCTGCGCTACCTGAAGCCCGACATGTACGCCCAGATATCCGAGGGCATAAACCGCTATCAGGAGCAGGGGCAGGTCTATATCGACAGGGTCTGCGCCATGATCGAGGATGTTCTCGCGGAAAACGGCATCAGGGGCCGGGTCACGGGCCGGGTCAAGCACATCTATTCCATCTATCACAAGATGAAGCAGCGCGGTCTGACCCTGGATCAGGTCTTCGACATGATCGCCTTCCGGGTGGTCGTGAACAATCTGCGCGAATGCTACACCGTGCTGGGGCTGGTGCATTCCCTGTGGAAGCCCGTGCCGGGCAAGTTCAAGGATTACATCTCCATGCCCAAGGCCAACATGTACCAGAGCCTGCACTCCACGGTCATCGGCCCGGAAGGGGAGCGGATCGAGATTCAGATCCGCACGGAAGAGATGCATCATCTTGCCGAGAACGGCGTGGCCGCCCACTGGGCCTACAAGGAGCGTGGCAGCAAGAAGGCTCAGGATGCCGACCGTTTCAGCTGGCTGCGCCAGATTCTTGACTGGCAGGGCGATCTCAAGGACTCCCGCGATTTCATGTCCACCCTGAGCCTCGATCTCTTTCAGGACGAGGTGTACGTTTTCACGCCCAAAGGCCAGGTCAAGGAACTGCCCGAAGGGGGCACGCCTGTGGACTTCGCCTATCTGATCCACACGGAAGTGGGCAATCATTGCGCCGGGGCCAAGGTCAACGGCCGCATCGTGCCCCTGAACACGCCCCTTAAAAACGGCGACACCGTGGAGATCATCACCGACTCGTCCCGCAGTCCCAGCCGGGACTGGCTCCAGTTCGTCAAATCGGGCAAGGCCAGATCGCGCATCAAGCACTGGATCGGGACCGAGGAACGGGCCCGCAGTCTGGCTCTGGCCCGCGAACTTCTGGACAAGGAAGGGCGGCGCATGGGCATCAACGTGACCAAGGCCCTGAAGAGCGGAGATTTCGAGGCGGCGGCCAGGGAATTTTCCTTCCGCCAGGTGGACGATCTGCTTTCCGCCGTGGGGCACGGCCGGATCACGCCCCGGCAGGTGCTCAGAAAACTGCTGCCCAAGGAAGAGCAGAAAAAGGAAGAACTGAAGGCTGAGGACCGCAAGACTCAGGCGGCTCCGGCCAAGAAGGACCCGGCGGACGCCATCGCCATCCGGGGTGTGGACGGGGTGCTTACCCGCTATGCCCAGTGCTGTAATCCCCTGCCCGGAGACCCCATCATCGGCTACATCAGCCGGGGGCTGGGCGTGACCATCCACACCCAGGACTGTCCCAATGTGGCCAACATGGAGGTGGACCGCCTCATTGACGTCAGCTGGAGCGCCGACGAACAGCCCAAGGTGCTGCCGGCCCGGATCAGGGTCATCTGCCGGAACCAGCAGGGCATGCTGGGGCAGGTCTGCACCCTGTTGGGCAAGGAGGGTGTGAACATCGACTCCGGGGGGTTCACTTCCACGCTGGACGGCAAGTCCGAAATGGATTTCCTGATCGAGGTCAAAACAACCTCCCAACTCTACGCCATCATTGAAAAACTGCGCAAACTGGACGCAGTGCACGAAGTGACCCGCTTCGCGACGGGTTGA
- the uvrB gene encoding excinuclease ABC subunit UvrB produces MSIFQLVSEYTPRGDQPAAIEALCEGIRQGVTDQVLLGVTGSGKTFTMAQTIARLGRPALIMAPNKTLAAQLYNEFKGLFPRNAVEYFVSYYDYYQPEAYLPHSDTYIEKDSAINDDIDKLRHAATHALLTRRDVIIIASVSCIYGLGSPEYYAKMIIPVECGQAVSMENIISRLVDVQYERNDYDLHRGAFRVRGDVLEIIPAYKHEQALRLEFFGDEIDGIYETDPLTGEILSRVQKTVIYPASHYVSDRDNLGRAMNDIREELRLRLEHFQRENMLVEAQRLEQKTQLDLEMMEELGYCNGIENYSLHLDGRVTGQPPATLLDYFPEDFLLFVDESHITVPQIGGMFNGDRSRKQTLVDYGFRLPSALDNRPLCFDEFLARIGTSVFVSATPGPWEQARAQGVVVEQIIRPTGLVDPEVEIIPTAGQMDHLMGECLVRVSRDERVMVTTLTKRMAEDLTEFLQARGVRARYLHSDIDTLERVAIIQALRAGEFDVLVGINLLREGLDIPEVSLVAILDADKEGFLRSTRSLIQTFGRAARHVRGHVLLYADNETRSMREALEETRRRREKQRNYNAEHGITPQSVRKESGNVLYELHREVADKDRAAEEPALYAVDSGNVKKEVARLTRAMRKAAEALEFEEAARLRDRIAALEKMGSGRK; encoded by the coding sequence ATGTCCATTTTTCAGCTCGTTTCCGAATACACTCCGCGCGGGGATCAGCCCGCGGCCATTGAAGCTCTGTGCGAGGGTATCCGGCAGGGCGTGACCGACCAGGTACTGCTGGGCGTGACCGGCTCGGGGAAGACCTTTACCATGGCCCAGACCATCGCCCGTCTGGGCCGCCCGGCCCTGATCATGGCCCCGAACAAGACGCTGGCCGCGCAGCTCTACAATGAGTTCAAGGGGCTGTTTCCACGTAACGCCGTGGAATATTTTGTCAGCTATTACGACTATTACCAGCCCGAAGCCTATCTGCCGCATTCGGACACCTACATAGAAAAAGACTCGGCCATCAACGATGACATCGACAAGCTGCGCCATGCCGCCACTCATGCGCTGCTGACCCGCCGGGATGTGATCATCATCGCCTCGGTGTCCTGTATCTATGGCCTGGGCTCGCCCGAATATTACGCCAAGATGATCATCCCGGTGGAATGCGGACAGGCTGTTTCCATGGAGAATATCATCAGCCGCCTTGTGGATGTGCAATACGAACGCAACGACTACGATCTGCACCGGGGAGCGTTCCGGGTGCGCGGCGACGTGCTGGAAATCATTCCGGCCTACAAGCACGAACAGGCTCTGCGGCTGGAGTTTTTCGGCGACGAGATCGACGGTATCTACGAGACCGATCCTCTGACAGGCGAAATTCTGTCCCGTGTGCAGAAGACCGTGATCTATCCGGCCAGCCACTATGTTTCGGACCGCGACAACCTGGGCCGGGCCATGAACGACATCCGCGAGGAACTGCGCTTGCGTCTGGAGCATTTTCAGCGCGAGAACATGCTGGTGGAAGCCCAGCGTCTGGAACAGAAAACCCAGCTCGACCTGGAGATGATGGAGGAGCTGGGCTACTGCAACGGCATCGAGAACTATTCCCTGCATCTGGACGGCCGTGTGACCGGTCAGCCGCCGGCCACGCTGCTGGACTATTTTCCCGAGGATTTCCTGCTCTTCGTGGATGAATCGCATATCACCGTGCCGCAGATAGGGGGCATGTTCAACGGCGACCGTTCCCGCAAGCAGACTCTCGTGGATTACGGCTTTCGGCTGCCCTCGGCCCTGGATAACCGGCCCCTGTGCTTTGACGAGTTTCTGGCCCGCATCGGCACCTCGGTCTTTGTCTCGGCCACACCCGGCCCTTGGGAGCAGGCGCGGGCCCAGGGCGTGGTGGTGGAACAGATCATCCGGCCTACAGGTCTGGTGGATCCGGAAGTGGAGATCATCCCCACGGCGGGCCAGATGGACCACCTCATGGGGGAGTGTCTGGTCCGCGTCAGCCGGGACGAGCGGGTCATGGTCACCACTCTGACCAAGCGCATGGCCGAGGATCTGACCGAGTTTCTGCAGGCGCGGGGGGTGCGCGCCCGCTATCTTCATTCGGACATCGATACCCTGGAGCGCGTGGCCATCATCCAGGCCCTGCGGGCCGGAGAGTTCGACGTACTGGTGGGCATCAACCTGCTGCGCGAAGGGCTAGACATTCCGGAGGTCTCGCTGGTGGCCATTCTGGACGCGGACAAGGAAGGGTTTCTGCGCTCCACGCGTTCCCTCATCCAGACTTTCGGTCGTGCGGCGCGCCATGTACGCGGCCATGTCCTGCTCTATGCTGACAACGAAACCCGCTCCATGCGCGAGGCGCTGGAGGAGACCCGGCGGCGGCGGGAAAAACAGCGTAATTACAACGCCGAGCACGGCATCACGCCGCAAAGCGTGCGCAAGGAATCCGGGAATGTGCTCTATGAACTGCACCGGGAGGTTGCGGATAAGGATCGAGCGGCCGAAGAACCGGCTCTTTATGCCGTTGATTCCGGAAATGTGAAAAAGGAAGTAGCCAGACTTACACGGGCCATGCGCAAGGCGGCCGAAGCTCTGGAATTCGAGGAGGCGGCGCGTCTGCGGGATCGCATTGCCGCTCTTGAGAAGATGGGAAGCGGCAGAAAATGA
- a CDS encoding phosphodiester glycosidase family protein has protein sequence MTALIPHVLFFCLVAGLAIGPAHSGEWQPLADGLELREFLVPDALGDLAGAQGGMAVVRIDPAKYDVSLGAALYSGRPLSMQEWARQFGFTAVINAGMFRSDDRLRSTGLMRDTGMEVSSFLHPDYGAFLAFHPRDANLPALRWVDRKLDADWREVLERYDGVVQNYRLISRNRENLWKPTERRHSAAAVGVDADGRLLFIHCRPSLSMYEFAQALLDLPLDLVGAMYVEGGADAGLYVHVEDFVGRWVGEYQSDFLLQGSNRNFWPTPNVLGVRARQTH, from the coding sequence ATGACAGCCCTGATCCCCCACGTTCTTTTTTTCTGCCTTGTGGCGGGTCTGGCCATTGGTCCGGCTCACTCCGGAGAATGGCAGCCCCTTGCCGACGGGCTGGAACTGCGCGAGTTTCTTGTGCCGGACGCGTTGGGCGATCTGGCCGGCGCTCAAGGGGGCATGGCTGTGGTGCGCATCGACCCGGCCAAGTATGACGTGAGTCTTGGTGCGGCGCTGTATTCCGGGCGTCCTCTGTCCATGCAGGAGTGGGCCCGCCAGTTCGGTTTCACGGCGGTCATCAACGCGGGCATGTTCCGCTCCGACGACCGGCTGCGCAGCACCGGACTGATGCGCGACACGGGGATGGAGGTCAGCTCATTCCTGCATCCGGACTACGGGGCCTTTCTGGCTTTTCATCCGCGGGACGCGAATCTGCCGGCCCTGCGCTGGGTGGACCGCAAGCTCGACGCCGACTGGCGGGAAGTGCTGGAGCGATACGACGGAGTGGTCCAGAATTACCGTCTCATCAGCCGGAACCGGGAAAATCTCTGGAAACCCACGGAGCGCAGGCATTCCGCGGCAGCTGTGGGTGTGGATGCGGATGGGCGTCTGTTGTTCATCCATTGCCGCCCGTCGCTGTCCATGTACGAGTTCGCTCAGGCGCTGCTGGATTTGCCGTTGGATCTTGTCGGCGCGATGTATGTGGAGGGCGGGGCCGACGCGGGACTGTACGTGCATGTGGAGGATTTTGTAGGCCGTTGGGTAGGCGAGTACCAGAGCGATTTTCTGCTTCAGGGCAGCAACCGGAATTTCTGGCCCACGCCCAATGTACTGGGGGTCCGGGCCCGCCAGACACACTGA
- the panD gene encoding aspartate 1-decarboxylase, which yields MSLRTFLQAKLHRAVITGAEIDYEGSVAICPDLIRAAGFLPNERVDIYNVDNGERFSTYVITGEKGEICLNGAAAHKGMRGQKVIIAAYVHLTPEEAAGHEPVVVLVGEDNGIIRKTGGPA from the coding sequence ATGTCTCTGCGAACCTTTTTGCAAGCCAAACTGCACCGGGCCGTCATCACCGGAGCCGAGATAGACTATGAAGGATCCGTGGCCATCTGCCCGGACCTGATCCGCGCCGCCGGATTTCTGCCCAACGAGCGGGTGGACATCTACAATGTGGATAACGGCGAGCGCTTTTCCACATATGTCATCACCGGGGAAAAGGGAGAAATCTGTCTGAACGGCGCGGCGGCCCACAAGGGGATGCGGGGGCAGAAGGTCATTATCGCCGCCTACGTGCATCTCACGCCGGAAGAGGCGGCCGGCCATGAGCCCGTGGTGGTGCTGGTGGGAGAGGATAACGGCATTATCCGCAAGACAGGAGGGCCGGCATGA
- the panC gene encoding pantoate--beta-alanine ligase: MREIASPRIMQEESLDWLRRGASVGLVPTMGYLHDGHLSLMRWARERCDILVASVFVNPAQFGPGEDLDKYPADLARDAALAGDCGVDVLFCPNRDAMYDPEHGTWVETPELTRALCGRSRPIHFRGVATVVCKLFHLVWPTFAVFGEKDWQQLAVIRKMTRELDLPVRIEGRPIVREADGLAMSSRNVYLTAEERAAAPHIQKGLCLLEELVRAGERSVGRLREAVLAYYAEHLPQGELDYLEVVDPDRIEPLAEISSGALAAVAMRLGRARLIDNKHIEP; this comes from the coding sequence ATGCGTGAAATAGCATCGCCGCGGATCATGCAGGAGGAATCCCTGGACTGGCTGCGGCGGGGAGCGTCCGTGGGGCTGGTGCCGACCATGGGCTATCTGCATGACGGCCACCTGTCCCTGATGCGCTGGGCCAGAGAGCGCTGTGACATTCTGGTGGCCTCGGTTTTCGTCAATCCGGCGCAGTTCGGGCCAGGGGAGGATCTGGACAAGTATCCGGCCGATCTCGCCCGCGACGCGGCTTTGGCCGGAGATTGCGGCGTGGATGTGCTGTTCTGCCCGAATCGGGACGCCATGTATGACCCGGAACACGGAACCTGGGTGGAAACGCCGGAACTGACCAGAGCCCTGTGCGGACGGTCCCGTCCCATCCATTTCCGGGGCGTGGCCACAGTGGTGTGCAAGCTTTTTCATCTGGTCTGGCCGACCTTCGCCGTGTTCGGCGAAAAGGACTGGCAGCAGCTGGCTGTGATCCGCAAGATGACCAGGGAGCTGGATCTGCCCGTGCGTATCGAAGGCCGTCCCATTGTCCGCGAGGCCGACGGTCTGGCCATGAGCTCGCGTAACGTCTACCTCACGGCGGAGGAGCGGGCCGCGGCCCCGCATATCCAGAAAGGACTCTGCCTGCTGGAAGAACTGGTCCGCGCCGGGGAAAGAAGTGTCGGGCGGCTGCGCGAGGCCGTACTGGCCTATTATGCCGAACACCTGCCGCAGGGCGAGCTGGATTATCTGGAAGTGGTGGATCCGGACCGCATCGAGCCTCTGGCGGAGATTTCTTCCGGGGCCCTGGCCGCAGTGGCCATGCGTCTGGGCAGGGCCCGCCTCATCGACAACAAACATATCGAGCCGTGA
- a CDS encoding VPLPA-CTERM sorting domain-containing protein, with amino-acid sequence MRTKLIAAMFFALLFHCTSGFAATYGIDNLFLNPGFLTEVTPVKAQPLIGQYDLTFLGKEAAYNNSLLRMPGSEVIFKNSVTAVGETRANMDIASLWFESGLDGNRLAANVWPDDDSCVRIFRLLEDMTVNSIFLTKGMYLIGFNDMCTVDRDFDDMIISAKAVPVPGAVWLLSAGLAGVIGMRRRNRA; translated from the coding sequence ATGAGAACCAAACTTATTGCTGCCATGTTCTTTGCCTTATTGTTTCATTGTACATCTGGATTTGCTGCAACCTATGGAATCGACAACTTGTTTCTGAATCCCGGTTTTCTGACCGAAGTGACGCCGGTTAAAGCTCAGCCGTTGATCGGGCAGTACGACCTTACCTTTCTGGGAAAAGAGGCTGCGTACAACAATAGCCTGCTGCGGATGCCTGGGTCAGAGGTGATTTTCAAAAATTCTGTGACCGCTGTCGGCGAAACCAGGGCCAATATGGACATCGCTTCGTTATGGTTTGAGTCCGGCCTTGACGGCAATCGGCTTGCCGCAAACGTCTGGCCTGACGATGACAGTTGCGTACGGATTTTCAGGCTGCTGGAAGATATGACGGTCAATTCCATTTTCCTGACCAAAGGAATGTACCTGATCGGCTTCAACGACATGTGCACCGTCGACCGTGATTTCGATGACATGATCATCTCCGCCAAGGCGGTTCCTGTACCTGGAGCGGTATGGCTTCTGAGTGCCGGACTCGCGGGTGTGATCGGCATGCGCAGAAGAAACAGGGCCTGA
- a CDS encoding SLC13 family permease, with product MTPSIALALAVLVLVIILFVTDAVRVDVVGLLMMVLLPLLGLVTPQQAIGGLGSSAVVSIIGVIILGAGMEKTGVMRALSRVILKYAGKSEQRVVILIASSVATISAFMQNIGAAALFLPAARRISRQTGIPCSRILLPMAYCAIIGGCLTMVGSSPLIMLNDIITLDGEKLAPFSMFSVTPIGLCLVGAALLYFGLLGKYILPPAAGQDQSGPLSGLLDKTYHDVGGLFEMRVPKYFTGAVPLSALGLRPSYYTSVVAICRNGTGKHIIGPVADDEIHPGDHIAVVGPRHFVETLACDLCWELLPELSTFAEVLAPDNAGIVEALVTPRSELVGKTIHDFGLRRNYHISPLALFRDDKLILENLRAQKFQAGDALLLHGAWTRFHQLQERPDLLVFTEPILGEVLRVDKAKYASIISLTVLLSILVLNVSLPIALLGGSLAMILARVISVDEAYQAVDWMSVFLLGGLIPLGLAFENTGAAKFLADHATMWLGAPSFPVLLVVIALLTSFFTLFTSNVGATVLMVPLAMNMAADAGADPRVAALAVALAASNTFILPTHQVNALVMRPGGFRAADYIRAGSGMSVIYLAVMIGGLILFAGG from the coding sequence ATGACGCCCTCCATCGCCCTGGCGCTCGCGGTTCTGGTTCTGGTCATCATTCTCTTCGTGACGGACGCCGTGCGCGTCGATGTCGTCGGTCTGCTCATGATGGTCCTTCTGCCGCTGCTCGGTCTGGTCACTCCCCAGCAGGCCATCGGCGGACTGGGCAGCAGCGCCGTGGTTTCCATCATTGGTGTGATCATTCTCGGCGCGGGCATGGAGAAAACCGGCGTCATGCGCGCCCTTTCCCGGGTCATTCTCAAATACGCGGGCAAGAGCGAGCAGCGCGTGGTCATACTCATCGCTTCCAGCGTGGCCACCATTTCGGCCTTCATGCAGAACATCGGCGCAGCGGCCCTGTTTCTGCCGGCCGCCCGCCGCATCTCCAGACAGACCGGCATTCCGTGCAGCCGCATCCTGCTGCCCATGGCCTACTGCGCCATCATCGGCGGCTGCCTGACCATGGTCGGCTCAAGTCCGCTCATCATGCTGAACGACATCATAACGCTGGATGGAGAAAAACTTGCACCCTTCTCCATGTTCAGCGTGACACCCATCGGGCTGTGCCTGGTGGGCGCGGCCCTGCTCTACTTTGGACTTCTGGGAAAATACATTCTGCCGCCCGCCGCGGGACAGGACCAGAGCGGGCCCCTCTCCGGCCTGCTGGACAAGACCTATCACGACGTGGGCGGCCTGTTCGAGATGCGCGTGCCCAAGTATTTCACCGGAGCCGTGCCCCTATCCGCTCTGGGCCTGCGCCCGAGCTACTATACGTCCGTGGTGGCCATCTGCCGCAACGGAACGGGCAAGCATATCATCGGACCCGTGGCCGACGACGAGATCCATCCCGGCGACCATATCGCCGTGGTCGGCCCCAGGCACTTCGTGGAAACACTGGCCTGCGACCTGTGCTGGGAGCTGCTGCCCGAACTGTCCACCTTCGCCGAAGTTCTGGCCCCGGACAACGCGGGAATTGTGGAGGCTCTGGTCACTCCCCGGTCCGAACTGGTGGGCAAGACCATCCACGACTTCGGGTTGCGCCGTAACTATCATATTTCGCCGCTGGCCCTGTTCCGCGACGACAAGCTCATCCTCGAAAACCTGCGGGCGCAGAAATTCCAAGCCGGGGACGCCCTGCTGCTGCACGGCGCCTGGACACGCTTCCATCAACTGCAGGAGCGCCCGGATCTGCTGGTCTTCACGGAGCCCATCCTCGGAGAGGTGCTGCGCGTGGACAAGGCCAAGTACGCCAGCATCATTTCCCTGACCGTTCTGCTGTCCATTCTCGTGCTGAATGTCAGTCTGCCCATCGCCCTGCTGGGCGGAAGCCTGGCCATGATTCTGGCCAGAGTGATATCCGTGGACGAAGCCTATCAGGCCGTAGACTGGATGAGTGTTTTCCTGCTGGGCGGGCTCATTCCTCTCGGGCTGGCCTTTGAAAACACCGGCGCCGCCAAATTTTTGGCCGATCACGCGACCATGTGGCTGGGCGCCCCGTCCTTCCCGGTTCTGCTTGTGGTCATCGCTCTGCTGACGTCCTTCTTCACGCTGTTCACGTCCAATGTCGGCGCCACGGTGCTGATGGTGCCTCTGGCCATGAACATGGCCGCCGATGCCGGCGCAGACCCGCGTGTGGCGGCGCTGGCCGTGGCCCTGGCCGCATCCAACACGTTCATTCTGCCCACGCATCAGGTCAACGCGCTGGTCATGCGGCCCGGAGGATTCCGTGCGGCGGACTACATCCGGGCCGGAAGCGGCATGTCCGTCATTTATCTCGCGGTCATGATCGGCGGACTGATTCTGTTTGCGGGCGGATGA
- a CDS encoding PilZ domain-containing protein produces MSENKRQHVRKDCLIPVRFTYNGERRTFYARLVNYGDGGICLKTRTPVRQGARLELSLEGYTPEAEKLVPYECYPVAVRWSKQIPERRLPVYETGLQYVG; encoded by the coding sequence ATGTCCGAGAACAAGCGGCAGCATGTCCGGAAGGATTGCCTGATTCCGGTCCGTTTCACCTACAATGGAGAACGCAGAACCTTTTATGCCCGGCTGGTCAACTACGGTGACGGCGGGATCTGCCTGAAAACCCGTACTCCGGTGCGGCAAGGCGCGCGCCTGGAACTGTCCTTGGAAGGGTATACGCCGGAAGCGGAAAAGCTGGTCCCCTACGAGTGCTATCCCGTGGCCGTGCGCTGGAGCAAACAGATTCCCGAACGCAGGCTGCCCGTTTACGAAACCGGGCTGCAGTACGTCGGGTAG